A window of Gallaecimonas kandeliae genomic DNA:
GCAGGGTACCGTCTCCGCTTATGTGGCGGGCTTCGCCCTTGGCCAACTGGCGCTGGGGCCCCTGGCGGACAGCCTGGGCCGCCGGCCGGTGCTGCTCTGGGGCACCCTGGTATTCACCCTGCTGTGCCCGCTTTGCGCCCTGAGCACCGACATCGGCTTCCTGCAGTGGTTGCGCATAGGGCAGGGCGGGGCCGGGGCCGCCGCCTCTGTGGTGATCTATGCGCTGCTGCGGGATCTGGTGTCCGATCGCAACGAGCTGGCCAGGCTCTTCTCCACCATCACCCTGGTGGTGACCCTGGCGCCGCTGCTGGCACCCATGCTGGGCGGTTGGGTGCTGCTGCTGGCCGACTGGCACGCCATCTTCTGGGTATTGGGCGCCTTCGGGGCCGCCGCCTGCCTGCTGGTGGCGGCCAAGGTGCCTGAGACCCTGCCGGCTAAGGCGCCCCTGGCCCTTGGCACAGTGCTGGGCAATTACCGCACCTTGCTGGCAAAACCGGCGCTGCTGGGGCTGATGTTCTGCTCCGGCCTGTCCTTCAGTGGCCTGATGGCCTTCCTCACCGCCGGCTCCTTTGTCTACATCGACCAATTCGGGGTGCCCGAGGGCCATTTCGGCTACTACTTCGGCCTCAACGTCTTGTCGCTGATGGCGCTGACCTTCGTCAACGGCCGCCTGGTGGGGCGCAAGGGGGCCGAGCGCCTGCTGGCCTTTGCCCTGGGGCTGCAATGCCTGGCGGCCCTGGTGGCCCTGGCCACGGCTTGGTGGAATGGCCCCTTCTGGCTGCTGGTGGTGGCGGTGATGACTTATGTGGGCTGCCTGTCGATGGTGGGCTCCAACATCATGGCCCTGGTGCTGGAGCAGCTGCCGGCCCTGGCCGGTACCGCCGCCTCCCTGACCGGCAGCCTGCGCTTTGGCATAGGGGCCGGTGTCGGCGCCCTGATGGCCGCCGCCCAGGGCCACGATGCCTTGGCCATGACAGGCACCATGACCGCCAGCGTGCTGCTGGCCTGTTTCAGCTTTTGGGGCCTTTATCGCCGATTTCGCTGATTTATTGAGCTTTCAGGTGCCATTTTGCCGGCTTTCTAGGCAAGCGCACCGACAGCTGTTGCAAAGGCCATAAAAGTCCGTATAGTGGCCGCCATCAGACGCGGGATGGAGCAGCCTGGTAGCTCGTCGGGCTCATAACCCGAAGGTCGTCGGTTCAAATCCGGCTCCCGCAACCAAATTTAAGATCAATGCTTTTATTCAGGATTGACCGACGACCCAGGTCGTCGCAGCAGGGCTGCCCGTTCCAATCCGGGCTCCCGCAACCAAACAAATTTCTGTGCCATCTGAGGGGCAGAAAGACAACGCAAGGCACCAGACCAGGGCCAAGCTACGAAATTGACGCGGGATGGAGCAGCCTGGTAGCTCGTCGGGCTCATAACCCGAAGGTCGTCGGTTCAAATCCGGCTCCCGCAACCAAATAGAAAACCCAGCCTTAGCGCTGGGTTTTTCTTTATCTGGACCCGGCAGATCCTTGGGCGCTATGGCTCCGAGGTTTACTTGCTAGGCATCACTGGTTGTTGCGTTGGCGATAAAGCCTTTAACTGCGTCACAACCTGGCGATCTGGCCTGACCTCTTTGATTGTTCCTTGCCCTGGGCCCTGTAGAATAGCGCGTCCTGTTAAGAAGTCGGAGCAGTTGGTGCAGATGCAGGGGACTTACAACCTGGCCCTGGTGGCCCTGTCCTTTGGGGTGGCTGTGATGGCCTCCTTTACGGCCCTGGATCTGGCCGGCAGGGTCAGGGCGGCGCGCCAGGGCAAACGGCGGCTGCTCTGGCGCTGGGGCGGCGCCTTCGCCATGGGGACCGGGATCTGGGCCATGCATTTTATCGGCATGCTGGCCCTGCAACTGCCCATGAAGACGGGTTACGACCTGGGGCTGACCGCCTTGTCCATGCTGGCAGCCGTGTTGTCCTCGGCCCTGGCCCTTGGCCTGGTCAATGTGCCCCGGCTCGGTGGTGGCCGCCTCTTGGCAGGTGGCCTGGCCATGGGCCTTGGGATCTGTGCCATGCACTACGTGGGCATGGCGGCCATGGAAATGCCCACCCGCATCCACTACGACGGGGCCTTGCTGTGGCTGTCGGTGCTGGTGGCGGTCAGCGCCGCCAGTGCGGCGCTCTGGCTGGCTTTCAGGCTCAACCCCGGCAGTGACAGGCCTGCCCTGGGCTACCGCCTGGCTGCTGCCCTGGCTATGGGGGTCGCCATCTGCGGCATGCACTACACCGGCATGGCGGCGGCGCGTTTTCCCCTGGCTACCGGTGGCATGGCCAGTGACGCCCTTTCTTCCATTCACCTGGCCATTGGGGTGGCCCTGGTGGCTGCCAGCATCATGATGGCCGGCCTGGTGATGGCGGTCTTCGATGCCCACCTCGCGTCCCACAATGCCCGGCTGGCGGCCTCCCTCCAAGAGGCCAACGCCGAGTTGCAGGCCATGGTGATGCACGATCCCCTGACCCGGCTGCCCAACCGGCTGCTGCTGGAGCAGCGCCTGGATGCCGTGTTGGCTGAGGCCCGGCGCCTCACCTTGCCTTTCGCCGTCTTCTTCGTGGATCTCGACAGGTTCAAGGGGGTCAACGACTCCCTTGGCCACCATGTGGGGGATGCCCTGATCCAGGCGGCGGCCTCGCGTCTCAAGAAGGCCCTAGGGGACGACGGCTTGGTGGCCAGGGTCGGCGGCGACGAGTTCCTGGTGCTGACCTTTGCCGGTACAGACAGGGCCAAGAGTGCGGCCCTGGCCGAGGAAATGGTGGCGCTGATGACCAGCGCCTTTTGCCTGGACGGCAACGAGGTGCGGATCTCTTGCAGCGTCGGCATCAGCTGTTACCCGGACAACGGTGCCGACAAGCACGAGTTGATGGTCCATGCCGACGCCGCCATGTACCAGGCCAAGGCGGCCGGGCGCAGTAACTTCCAGTTTTTCGAGGCCGGCATGACCTCGGCCGTGGAACGGCGCCAGGTGCTGGAAAAGCGGCTGCGCCTGGCCCTGGAGCAGGGCAGCCTGAGCCTGGCCTACCAGCCCAAGATCTTGGTGGCCGACAACAGCCTCACCGGCCTCGAAGCCTTGCTGCGTTGGCAGGATGAAGAGCTGGGGCAGGTGTCGCCGGACGAGTTGATCCCGGTAGCGGAGGAGACGGGCCTGATCCTGCCCCTGGGGGACTGGGTGCTGCGCACCGCCTGCGCCCAGGCGGCGGCCTGGTCCACTCGCTTCGAATCCCCCCTGCCGGTGGCGGTCAACCTCTCCGCCATCCAGCTCAACCAGCATGACTTCGTTAAGCAGGTGAGCGCCATTCTGGTCGAGACAGGCCTGGATCCCGCCTTGCTGGAGTTGGAACTGACCGAGAGCGCCGTGATGCAGAATCCGGAGCGGGCCCGCGGCATTCTGGAGGCGCTGCGCAAGCTGGGGGTGACCCTGTCCATCGATGACTTCGGCACCGGCTATTCCAACCTGGTGCAACTCAAACGTTTCCCCATACACCGACTGAAGATAGACAGATCCTTCACCGCCGGTGTGCTCAACGATCCCCAGGATGCGGCCATAGTACAGGCGGTGATGGCCCTGGCTCACAGCCTCAAGCTGGACGTGGTGGCAGAAGGGGTGGAAACCGAGGATCAGCTGGACTTCATCCGC
This region includes:
- a CDS encoding Bcr/CflA family multidrug efflux MFS transporter, which encodes MPRVPFSLLLTLGLVAMLTPLAIDMYLPSLPRIARDLGVAPGAVQGTVSAYVAGFALGQLALGPLADSLGRRPVLLWGTLVFTLLCPLCALSTDIGFLQWLRIGQGGAGAAASVVIYALLRDLVSDRNELARLFSTITLVVTLAPLLAPMLGGWVLLLADWHAIFWVLGAFGAAACLLVAAKVPETLPAKAPLALGTVLGNYRTLLAKPALLGLMFCSGLSFSGLMAFLTAGSFVYIDQFGVPEGHFGYYFGLNVLSLMALTFVNGRLVGRKGAERLLAFALGLQCLAALVALATAWWNGPFWLLVVAVMTYVGCLSMVGSNIMALVLEQLPALAGTAASLTGSLRFGIGAGVGALMAAAQGHDALAMTGTMTASVLLACFSFWGLYRRFR
- a CDS encoding putative bifunctional diguanylate cyclase/phosphodiesterase produces the protein MQGTYNLALVALSFGVAVMASFTALDLAGRVRAARQGKRRLLWRWGGAFAMGTGIWAMHFIGMLALQLPMKTGYDLGLTALSMLAAVLSSALALGLVNVPRLGGGRLLAGGLAMGLGICAMHYVGMAAMEMPTRIHYDGALLWLSVLVAVSAASAALWLAFRLNPGSDRPALGYRLAAALAMGVAICGMHYTGMAAARFPLATGGMASDALSSIHLAIGVALVAASIMMAGLVMAVFDAHLASHNARLAASLQEANAELQAMVMHDPLTRLPNRLLLEQRLDAVLAEARRLTLPFAVFFVDLDRFKGVNDSLGHHVGDALIQAAASRLKKALGDDGLVARVGGDEFLVLTFAGTDRAKSAALAEEMVALMTSAFCLDGNEVRISCSVGISCYPDNGADKHELMVHADAAMYQAKAAGRSNFQFFEAGMTSAVERRQVLEKRLRLALEQGSLSLAYQPKILVADNSLTGLEALLRWQDEELGQVSPDELIPVAEETGLILPLGDWVLRTACAQAAAWSTRFESPLPVAVNLSAIQLNQHDFVKQVSAILVETGLDPALLELELTESAVMQNPERARGILEALRKLGVTLSIDDFGTGYSNLVQLKRFPIHRLKIDRSFTAGVLNDPQDAAIVQAVMALAHSLKLDVVAEGVETEDQLDFIRALQGQQYQGYLCSKALAPLELEAFLADWQQPGRRKRA